The DNA window TTAAGACTTACCTACCTAGGGTTTGCTTCCCAATGTCTGGTTAAGTTTCTGCTAGTATAACTTAGTGAACAATTTGACTTATTTTCCGTGTGAAATGCCTCAATTTTTACTATGTGCCCTATTAGATTTGCTTATTTTTAGATAAGCAGACACAATGTTTGCATTGTGATGCCTCTTAGAACTTATATTATGCTTTATGtagtatgtataaaaaagtttagGGAAAGGCTTGGACTAACGGAGCCCAGGGTTCCAGAGCCTGAGAGGATTGAGACTAGGTAGTCAAAGACAAAACAGAGAAGTTTTTTCGTCACGGTGTCTTTATGGTTAGGCTGACTTTGTTTGCGTGTATTGTAAGggttggatttttttattgtttattaataggtacctattcatTGAACTACTTAAATACTTGTTCTTCTGTTTATAGGGAAAGGATAGAGAGAATGAAAGAGGAAGACAGATTGGAAAAGGAAGCTGCGGAAAGACGTCTACGGCGAGATCTTATCACCAAGACATTTCCGAAAACTCGGGAAGATTTTGATCAATTATATGCAATGGTGAGTTAGTCAAGTAGATACTTAATGCTCATTCATGTATTCATGTAGATAGAGATTaaggtaggtaaataattatttacctaacttgattaattaatagcacacatttttatttatgttacgtatgtatgtatttgtacatATTGTTAGGTACTTACACTCTTTATCTGCTGGTCTTCTAAGTTGTTCAACACAGTCGTAGTGTTAGGCTCTTCTTGAGAACCatttaggtatatattataattttcattatttatctgAAACAAGCGCTTACAGccaaaataggtacctacgcaTTGCTTATTTCTTttgtcataaattaatatttatatttcttttccaGGTTGACCGCTGGAAACATGCTGAAATAGCACGAATATCACAGTTACACGCTAAAGGACCTAAAATAGCAGAATTTTCATTACTTCTCGACAAAGAAGTGGAATTACTGAGATGTATTGAAGACTACAGAGTAAAAGTAAGAGAGGATAGTCggaagataaaacaaaaaagatttttagaAGAAATATCGAAACCCGTTGCGTGGTACGGCCGCAGCGGGAAATTAATTACGATGGAAACAGTTGAAACTCAGAAAGCTAAAAAACTAAAAGAGCTTTATAATTCCTTTATACGCAACGATATGGAAACTAAAGAGCGCTTGGAACTTTTGGTTGATTTTAAATTCGCATTGGCAGAATTCCGTCATCCTCTAGCTGAAGAAGTAATTACTCTACTGGATCAAGAAGCTGATCTAATAGTGAGGCGATATAACGCACATCAGCTCGAATTCCTTAGACGAAGAACTGCTGGTTACGTCTTCCGTTTAATACAAACTTCTGAACTAAATTCTGGTGTAACTAAGCACAAGGATATAAGAGATTACAAAAAAATGCAGAATGGAAATCTTTACTTCTGCGAATTATGTCATCAAGTCAAACCTTACACAGATTTCCCATTGAATACGAGAATGAGCGGATGTTTAATTTGCAAATCATGTTCGTGGAAAGACGTGAACGAGCGCAGCTGGATAGATATGACTCCTTTCAAGTTTATCTTGAGAGCAGTACAACGTGATGAGCGGCGCCGTAAGTGTTGGGGCTCTTTGGCGTTCGTTCTTCAAGAAAAGGACGTTTTCTTCATAGTCGAAAAGCTTTGGCATTCACATTCAGCCATTAGTGAATGCGATGATATCACTGAGCTGAGGTTGTGTAGATGGCGAGTGCAAGAGGACTGGTCGCCGTGGAATTGTTTCCTAGTCACTGTTCAAGAAATGAAAGCACATTTGAAACTGGAGGATCCTGAACTAGTATATGATGAAGAGTTGGTGCAGAAGGTTGGGAATAAACACAAACTAGCGAAGGCCAACTTTGAGCAATTGATGGCAGTGAACAAGCGGTACACGGAGACAGGAGACTGGCAAAACATACGAGCTCCAGCCACGGCCCGCGTTGACGCCGTCgaaagaatttaatattatttacaatattttgtagtGATGCCTACTTTGTATTATGATTGTTTTCTGTTGTTGTAGTTTATCTATGTTGTGTATTCTGAACGTAGTTTATGTGTGCGAATGTTGAATATAGAGCTAAAATATCGATATCTTCCTTACAATATTATAgggaaatttaaaaatatgctCGAATTAGttgattttatgtatgtaagaaGTTTGAGCCAGATCTTAGCACCTTTTCGTAGGTgattgttatataaatatttatttatttattgactcatacaatgatttattaattttcttgatTGTTATGTTGCTTTTGTTCATAGTTTATAGTAATCAGTGTCTGTGCAAATGTCACggaattatgaaataaaaccaaacagttatttaaattgtcttcttttaataattacacGTAAtactttataacataattacacattacatatacaataataatttctcaAGATATCAAACTCTCGTGATGATAGTTTAAACaacacattttttaaaacaCAGGTGATAAAAGATGAAAATTCATAACGAAATGCACTTTAGAGCTACGCTTAGTCGatagatacatatattatgtcaataaattacgtaaatataatttagGCGATAAAATGATAGCTGTACAATTAGTAAACGAAAAGGAAACCCCTGGTCTTTTAAATAGTATACCCCAGCTGTGTAACAATATCCAGTGAGTTAACAACATCAGTTACAAAATATAACACCCACTTAAGcgtcaacttaaaaaaaaaatatgtcttataaataaagtaaagctGTCAGAAAATGTCGTCACACGGTAACGAGGTTCACACGTGACTGTACATTCCCGCTTTTAGAATCACATCTATGAAGTGATGCGAACCGTGTAACCGCACGAGTCGGTGATCACACATAACAACGATTCACGTTCCCTAACATCACGGTATTATCGTTGGGGTCAGCACAAAATGCATCAAAACACGAGTGTAACAACTAACATGACAATTTTAGGAATGAACTTTTGTTACTCACACAGCGTCAAACGTGTTTAGTGCCGCAGGGCCAAATACGAAATGTgccaaataacaataaattcttaaaaatacaTGGGACGAGAACAACAAAGACTCATTTTAACAAATCACCAAACCTTGATTATCTTCAGAATATTACTTGCCAACTTAATGAGACGGAACTAAGGTTTCTCCAGTGCACTGCATTTGCTGACAAACATAAACAACCTCGATATAAAAATTACAGACATTATTCGAATTCTTGGTTTAGAAAACATCTAATATGCAATATtagataaattaagtaattcatGTGCCTTATTTATTAGTTCTTACATTTCattcgtaaaaataaaattttgcctAATGGACATCAGTCGTGTTGTGAAAATGGAGTCTTGCAAACAAGTCTATGTAAAGGAAACAATATTCTTAGACGCTGTCTAATCCTACAACTGTTTAAAAATCCAACATCATAAAttgttctatatttttattatctaagcATAGGTCATTCTCTCATCAGCGAGCGACTATCAAAGTTAGTGTTTGTACATTTTGCACCATCTCGTGAGACAGCGAATCGTGCGCGACGTAGCGCTGTCGCGGCCGCGTCTATACATCTCAACATATCCGGACACCATCAACTGTTCCTACTCTAAATTTACTCAACAGAGACCGAACTATTGGTACTAGctaaaatttatttacaataaacaatTGTGCCTCGATAGAACAATACTCTAATAATTTGTAACTCTCTCGGAGCggtataatacaaaaaagtgCAGACACAATATTCACATAAAAGAATACATATCTATTATACACTTACTCGACTATTTTTGCACTTTTATATTGCCAGTTCAGTGGCTTAAACTCGGAATATCTCAATTTAATTAAGACTTCATAACCCATATCTATGTCGTCAACATAACTATCATCTTAACAGTCTGtgatttatatttacaatatcAAAGAGAAGGAAGAAGTATCGATACAAAGAGAAGAGGTACTTATAATAGTCGCGTGCAAACAA is part of the Spodoptera frugiperda isolate SF20-4 chromosome 30, AGI-APGP_CSIRO_Sfru_2.0, whole genome shotgun sequence genome and encodes:
- the LOC118269543 gene encoding IQ and ubiquitin-like domain-containing protein — encoded protein: MKKLDVHKLLGISPNLQVQTGATACQCDLGREKLLTAPPYKTTPSGDEIKSRYPTAPSTRETDQLICPISHILVTFRSPLNPNDVFSKVFPASTPVKFVKRKLAKLLGVSNSNLILTKKRNVLKETSLLSQLKADPLGNLSVDVFTKDSEEFSLSSIPKESYVHELLHAVLPKKKDMPFIAIKFKVPQQNATFTRSYHSIMKVHEIKKNLGELFQINPDIMVFLRGDNPLKDRMALMDLDYDKYGIAEIELLTTKNVILNFDKLYHEIPSNDVLSVSVPFGRTIKQINVEIFSVPMKKPFLGGYKNVHTGAIYHHAYTQTPQKPEKLRPDEKNCRDTQTAEEKEKLYDTNYSRATQMNSVHAYIPNVTDRIVVPKPYETYEEMIVRLNHTHYASIIQRAFRRHQFRQFVAKWLAECKERIERMKEEDRLEKEAAERRLRRDLITKTFPKTREDFDQLYAMVDRWKHAEIARISQLHAKGPKIAEFSLLLDKEVELLRCIEDYRVKVREDSRKIKQKRFLEEISKPVAWYGRSGKLITMETVETQKAKKLKELYNSFIRNDMETKERLELLVDFKFALAEFRHPLAEEVITLLDQEADLIVRRYNAHQLEFLRRRTAGYVFRLIQTSELNSGVTKHKDIRDYKKMQNGNLYFCELCHQVKPYTDFPLNTRMSGCLICKSCSWKDVNERSWIDMTPFKFILRAVQRDERRRKCWGSLAFVLQEKDVFFIVEKLWHSHSAISECDDITELRLCRWRVQEDWSPWNCFLVTVQEMKAHLKLEDPELVYDEELVQKVGNKHKLAKANFEQLMAVNKRYTETGDWQNIRAPATARVDAVERI